Below is a genomic region from Primulina eburnea isolate SZY01 chromosome 9, ASM2296580v1, whole genome shotgun sequence.
gaaaacttctcgctcgggcggtcagttttgaccgccctagcgagtcgcacaaatttttaaaaaaactttgtCGGCGAGAacccctcgctagggcggacacaattgaccgccctagcgagtcgcacAGATCATAAATATTTTGTCGGCGAGAacccctcgctagggcggacacaattgaccgccctagcgagtcgcgcagaATATAAAAACTTTCCCCTTCTCTTTTCTTCTCCACTTCGAACCCTACTCTTTCCTCTCCAAATCTCGGCGCCCCCTTCCCTCTTTTGTGCTCAACACTCATTTATTTGGTGATTTTTCAGGGTAAAGACTCCATCTTGGTCCATACCCTCCACAAGGAAGCACTTAGGCTACAAGATTTTCTTCTCCGGTCATCTTCCACAGATTCCGGTGAGATTCTCCAGCGACCTTCAACAATTCTCCGGCGGTTGGATACTTGTGCTCTTCTCCAATTTCCCACAATGGCACCCAAAAGATCTAAGGTAACTCACGGTGCTTCTAGCTCTCGGTCCACTCCGTCTATGTTTGTGAATGATAATGCTAGGGAGAGATATGAAAATGCTAGACTACATAGgaaaccaatccctgagcgaGGATTTAGCTCGTCTATTATCCATCATTTTGCGGAGTTCCTAGTAGCAGGAAGAGGGTGGACTGCCTTTGTGGCACAACCGAACGCAACAGtggttccggttgtgcgtgaattttatgccaatgctCCGGAGGGGAATGAGCACAAGGCATTTGTGAGGGGACGTCTAGTCCCGTATGATTCCCATACTATCAATGACATGTTGGGTCTACCGCCGGTGGATGATTCGgtgtttcaggcgtgggtgcttaacccggattatgatttgattattcgcacactctgttatccgggcaccatgtggaaacaaccggggacgtatacggtttttcttgaaatttttttgaaagTGGACGCGTCATTGTGGTATGCGTTTTTGtctaagagattgatgccggtcggTCATATGAGTGATGTGCAGcgtgagcgggcggttgttctTTATGCCATCTATACTGGGATGGTGATTGATGTGGGCAGGCTCATTTTCGGACAGCTTAACATGTGTATAAACAGCAGCAATTTGGCTTTTTACTTTCCGACGATAGTTACTGAGCTgtgtgcccgagcgggggtgatatttgcagatgatgatgagtggttaccgccgatgagagccattgatgagGCTCTTTATAGAGCGAAGAGGGAGAAAAGACAGGCTGAGCTGCCCGAGGAGGTATTTTTCGATTATGGGGGagcagctcaaccacctccggccttaggacatgcaccaccacttccgcagccacgccgccgtgccatgcgagatcgcatcgacgaattgggcgcttgggccacttATCAGACTGAGTACCAGGCCGTTAATCAAGCCCACATTCAGAACATCGAATACCTGGTGCAGGGGATCTCAACCCATTTGGGCATCGACACGTCCGGACGGCCACCTACACCAGCATACCTGCCACCCTTCCAGTTTCAGTACCATTATCCTATGCCCCCAGCGGCTGAAGAGGGAGTCCCACCGCCTGAGAATGAGGAGGAGGACGATTTCTGAttaggggagtttactgtttcccctttctttttattttgcatattctatctttgcatttacattcatgagttttttatgtttttagtgtttgtttcgttttgtgcactgagggcattgcacaactctagtataaggggggtagattgttatgtttgcttagttaattggttttaaattgttgcatttcttttatttggtgtcgtttatggtgagaagacgtagtgtatgagccaatgatgatgttgaattgatagtatacaaaagtattgattgggtcacctcatgaatggtactcttgattgttaaagcatgaattttggcacaaaattgaactttttgagcacatatgtgtggggactagaattttgtaggaataatggtgaaatttgaaagttttgtgtggttaacttgaaaggcatcatttatgagttgatttagcatgtaaacccgtgaaaataagtcactaattgggaccttgaatgagaacatgtgatttgccttgaactctACATATACCCCCTTTTTCAATGCACTGaattaaaatatcatactcctaaccagctgtaatccaaagtatatattcttagcctagggagtacacgtgtgaaaattgtgcatcaaaaaaaatatatcgaaaaagaaaaaattggtggagatgtaaggtgagggggagccgaaataaaaggaatgaaattctattcctgggctaaaagttggagatgtaaggagacgaggaaattcagacgaaaagtcttgacgattgcacaatgaaaatgatcggtgtactcccgactgttagccacttgagcttactttccttcttttcgacacccttctCTGCACTTAAGAATCGAATAAAGTTCAAAttatggttagtgataaatggacacgggggtgcatgctagtgagacttgtattgaagtgctaattgagtgactcgcatgatcggatgattgatctatttgaagtacgaatgactagacccatcatgacacacacgcacgttcaaattagtgtcgagatttatgtgtagatgagaatgagtattcgtttgtgatttgacttgattatgatttgtatgtgggaaagttcattgaggcatgagcataacagttgttaactcaccattgacatttacttgtgttggttatttcatgtttaagtattttgtgtttgttttgttagtttagaatctcgtgctttaacatattttgctcgagggcgagcaaaaggttagtatgagggggttgataggactcgtttttacgtgtttttagtgttggttttgagtcgcattcatgcataatattagtttgtttagtttaattttgcatatttttagcattatttagcatttgacTGACCTCGTGTATTTTTTGgtgattttgtaggaattgaaccaaaaaagTGGGAGAAACTTGGGCATAATGTCGAAGAGGATTCGCTAGGcaggtcaaaagtgaccgccccagcgagcattgtgGTCTGCCGAGGATTTTTGCGCGAGTGTCTCGCTAGgacggtcaaaagtgaccgccccagcgaaacctGGGATATGATCGAGGAAGTTTATTCGAGgaccactcgctagggcggtcaaaatataccgctctagcgagaagcgagattgagaaagatttgtttccaaattttgaGGAACTCTATCCTACACCTAAACCTAACACACGAGATCAGCAGCCGTTTTCACACTTTATCAGacttttcatcatttttcttggagacgaggctaggagcaaaggagatttcgaagacctcgagatttccacgcgtcgtggccgtcacccgtcgtcatctttagtattttcattattcagtatttgatttcttacattgattgtggtttttatcatgaatttcagtagctaaaactctagatttgttgggatttgaggggatcctaccccgtactcgttgtttaacattatttctcgatgttttattagtgatttgtttatgctattgttctttcttatttcaatcgaagcctagctaacttcctttgattatttcatgttgttaatgatttcgatagaataattaacaatacgatcaaatagtataaaccacggatttacaattttagtagatatacagaattgggtacgtgtcgatagtgattgttcacccggatgaaagctagtggattccatagaatgtaatgcaatcttgaactgttaaatatttgaggacacttgagtactgtatgttttttattagtattaatatagctcgacagagtatattaattagtctagggaattccgtcgaatgcacgagtaaaagtcgagtgtagttagttaaacacgagtggtaggtgaactgataatttcccaacaaattcatttctcatttgatttaatccaaattaatcattgctctCTTGAATACATttcctttgcattttaattatttgaattgtTTATTCTACATTAGTTCAATCATCAAATcaatttatcgttgctaaagaaattttacttgaaaataaaaagagtgtgacgcagtcctcgtggatcgatactcgtattcacttacgtttattataacttgactatcgtgcacttgcgatatttaaatcgagctttcttttataaaataaattttgggactattcactgtgcaagttttgctcgatcaattcTCCATCACAACCACCATTTTCTCAGTACATTTGGCCATGGTGGAGATGTCCTTCAAGTGTTCTTCAGTAGCTTTTCTTTTGGCTTTGGCCTTTTTTATGCCAATTGAACGCTGAGAACTCTCTCCTGACGGATTATCTTCATCCAGGTTTATTGCAAACCCAGATAGCCCTGGAGAATTGGGTGTCGGTGATTCGGTGTTGGGAGAATAGTCAGACTTGGATGAGTCGATACTCCCGTGGTTTGGTATGAAATTAGGTAAAATAGCGTTTGATGACCTAAACTTCTCTTGGTCCTTAAGCAAAGACCATACATGATCCAACCGCCAAGTCGACCCAGCTGATTGCTTAAATAAGGCGTTTGCTTGATCCAACTATAATAAGGTATGAATTGTATCTTAGTCAcataaagtaaaaaaaaaatatagtttcacagaaatatgataaaaaaaaaattaattactcACAATGTCTTTCTCAGAAGCACCACTTGGACGGCTAAGTTCCACCTGGCTAACAAATGAACTaaagtgtaaggcccgagatttaattactgtaatcagacgttgattaattgacatgattgaggttatacgaacttgaataAAGAAGCAGGGCATCGTTAcattataagccaagatgttgaaccgaacatctcaagatgttgggccgaacatctcgcgcccgagcggtagaaaaaaacctcccgagcgccaattttacttcttggacagaatgtttggcgcccgagcggtagaatattaccgcccgagcgccaggagatgttcaaCTGAGTATCTCGAAAGAAaattccgcgcccgagcggtcaaaattaaccgcccgagcgccgcttgCAAAATATGGAAAATCAGCCACGTATCGTGGCATGCaagtggtatatatatatagatatatatccTTCATATTCCTCAGAACAAAAGGAAGAAACGAGGAAAGGGAAGCACGAGAAAGAATTGAAGAATTCTTACGCCTTTAGATTtcgatccgcccgtctgattttgaatccaacttcagtaccgagttcctattgacgcaggctacaactggatgtaagttttgttacgtttagacacgagttgaaattatgctattgtcagaatcaaatatgaatcatatatggtgtttctgatacagtagacattgtaaaattgaagtcagattgaagaacagaatGTTTTTgtcattgttatgattttcagagttgaattgattgagatttgatatcagagttgtgttgtTACTGATTTTAAGTGTACCGATATGGAGCTTATAAATGGTattgatactgattatgaattctggtagtatctctgtgatgttgagattgacggggttatcaagattgtattgttatgctgtcgaaacatcagttgattgagattgatcagattcagtaatgatttcgagtgtatcgtgatatcgttgatatgaataaGATTGTACATTGTtccgatatggatcagattatgtattgatttgagtattgaccagaataggttttgaattgagttatatactgatattgtcattgccaggctgggtatggacagattggaatacaagacttcgtcttcgtcagaccgggaagacagaggtataattcatgttttgttttgggaagacacaactcaaatgagattcaatttgagtttcccaacaaaatcatatactagaattgttgtttatcttttgatatgattttgatttgtttatagacttatattcatatctcttgatatgatgatgtcttgtttatagatttatattcaagcatttgtgataggagagtcattggcagacttgccaaactagacgttcggtggtatcgacgctTCGGATCAGAGtcactccgattgtagacattcgatacagacatgaccgatGTAAGGTCCAAATTTAAggcgacgtaatccaactgcatgcaaatctaaaaattatgaaaaatgagtaatttaTTCTAATTGCTATtaaattatgtgacatacatgcttattatgatttttattgtcACTATTGCatgaaaatacatttttaaaagtttattcaggtgacgatcgaggaacggagaccgggggctgaaaaatgtgaaaaaggtgttaattaaataattaattttaattatttaatttagggGAGTTGTTTTCTTATTCTTTTGAAATCAAGAATTTTTTaaagtgattttatacgccgggactaatttttatcggtgttggaatttttttaacaaaaactcGATCTTTTAGAagtccggctatttaattcactaattaattttttttatgaaaactttTTGACTTTTATTTAAGTCTAGCTtgcactagtgggcttaattaaaTTTATCTAGCCTTAAGCCTTTTTATCATTTAGTTAGCATATTAAAGTGagattaacctaaacctaacaCTCACTCTCACGCCTCACACATCATACACGCCGCacagaatttaaaaaaaaaaaaaaagaaccgcAGATCTTTCCTCGGCCAGCTTCACCTCTCGGCCGTGAGGAAATCAC
It encodes:
- the LOC140840689 gene encoding uncharacterized protein translates to MPCFFIQLDQANALFKQSAGSTWRLDHVWSLLKDQEKFRSSNAILPNFIPNHGSIDSSKSDYSPNTESPTPNSPGLSGFAINLDEDNPSGESSQRSIGIKKAKAKRKATEEHLKDISTMAKCTEKMVVVMEN